In one window of Acidimicrobiales bacterium DNA:
- the glgX gene encoding glycogen debranching protein GlgX — MNRSGRPITHPGDPRRLGASTGPHGTDFAVYSSVGAYGGDVSLVLVDGPGRETEVPLYADHDVWHAHLPEVGPGQRYGYRVNGPHDPARGLLFDRGVLLLDPYAKAMEPAATGVHRSLVSVVVDSGFDWGDDAAPRRQWADTVVYETHVKGISVAHPAVPVPLRGTYAGLAHPAVVDHLVGLGVTAVELMPIQQFLTEPFLLDRHLTNYWGYSTIGFFAPHGGFSSSGSAGQQVREFQTMVAALHDAGLEVILDVVYNHTAEGGPGAPALSFRGLANEVYYRLDPSDPSRYVDTTGTGNSLETGRPEPLRLMLDSLRYWVTDMHVDGFRFDLAAALAREHGYVDRLSSFFDLLYQDPVLNQVKLIAEPWDVGAPDSYQVGRFPAGWAEWNDRFRDAVRDFWRGRGSVAELASRLTGSSDVYGWSRRGPDASVNFVVAHDGKTLADLVAYEGKHNLANGEGNADGTSDDRAANYGVEGPTDDPAIVAVRRRQQRNLLATLLVSQGVAMLGGGDEIGRTQGGNNNAYCQDNPTSWYDWTPSDEAAALTAFVARAVGVQLGHPALRRHTFLTGEAVPHGLPDVTWYDRAGDPMTAERWRDPSNHFLALLLAGDRTDRLDAAGRPEPDDDVLVVLNASTEPADFVVPGRTGATYTVVLDTRSPDGTPSSSSLGSEPAPLPLGSVLRVDARTVVVATSPLPAAT; from the coding sequence ATGAACCGCAGCGGGCGTCCGATCACGCACCCCGGCGACCCCCGGCGCCTCGGCGCGTCGACCGGCCCGCACGGCACCGACTTCGCCGTGTACTCGTCGGTCGGTGCCTACGGCGGCGACGTGTCGCTCGTGCTGGTCGACGGGCCCGGCCGGGAGACCGAGGTGCCGTTGTACGCGGACCACGACGTCTGGCACGCCCACCTCCCGGAGGTCGGGCCGGGGCAGCGCTACGGGTACCGGGTGAACGGCCCCCACGATCCGGCCCGCGGGTTGCTGTTCGACCGCGGCGTGCTGCTCCTGGACCCCTACGCCAAGGCGATGGAGCCGGCGGCCACGGGCGTGCACCGGTCGTTGGTGTCGGTGGTGGTCGACAGCGGGTTCGACTGGGGCGACGATGCGGCGCCGCGCCGGCAGTGGGCCGACACCGTCGTCTACGAGACGCACGTCAAGGGCATCTCGGTGGCCCACCCGGCGGTGCCCGTGCCGCTGCGCGGCACCTACGCCGGCCTGGCCCACCCGGCTGTGGTCGACCACCTCGTGGGGCTCGGGGTGACGGCGGTCGAGCTCATGCCGATCCAGCAGTTCCTCACCGAGCCGTTCCTGCTCGACCGGCACCTCACCAACTACTGGGGCTACTCCACGATCGGGTTCTTCGCCCCGCACGGCGGCTTCAGCTCGTCGGGCAGCGCGGGCCAGCAGGTGCGGGAGTTCCAGACGATGGTGGCGGCCCTGCACGATGCCGGGCTCGAAGTGATCCTCGACGTCGTCTACAACCACACGGCGGAGGGCGGGCCGGGTGCCCCGGCGCTGTCGTTCCGCGGCCTCGCCAACGAGGTGTACTACCGGCTCGACCCGTCCGACCCCAGCCGCTACGTCGACACCACCGGCACCGGCAACAGCCTCGAGACCGGTCGGCCGGAGCCCCTGCGGCTGATGCTCGATTCCCTCCGGTACTGGGTCACCGACATGCACGTGGACGGGTTCCGGTTCGACCTGGCCGCGGCGCTGGCCCGCGAGCACGGCTACGTCGACCGGCTCTCGTCCTTCTTCGACCTCCTCTACCAGGACCCGGTGCTCAACCAGGTGAAGCTGATCGCCGAGCCGTGGGACGTCGGGGCACCGGACAGCTACCAGGTCGGGCGCTTCCCGGCCGGGTGGGCCGAGTGGAACGACCGCTTCCGTGACGCGGTCCGCGACTTCTGGCGGGGCCGGGGCTCGGTGGCCGAGCTGGCCTCCCGCCTCACCGGCTCCAGCGACGTCTACGGCTGGAGCCGGCGCGGCCCCGACGCGTCGGTGAACTTCGTGGTGGCCCATGACGGCAAGACGCTCGCCGACCTCGTCGCCTACGAGGGCAAGCACAACCTGGCGAACGGCGAGGGCAACGCCGACGGCACCTCCGACGACCGCGCCGCGAACTACGGCGTCGAGGGACCGACCGACGATCCCGCGATCGTGGCGGTGCGCCGCCGGCAGCAGCGCAACCTGCTGGCCACGCTGCTGGTGTCGCAGGGGGTGGCGATGCTCGGCGGCGGCGACGAGATCGGCCGCACCCAGGGCGGCAACAACAACGCCTACTGCCAGGACAACCCGACCAGCTGGTACGACTGGACGCCCTCCGACGAGGCCGCGGCGCTGACGGCCTTCGTCGCCCGGGCGGTCGGGGTCCAGCTGGGGCACCCGGCCCTGCGGCGGCACACGTTCCTGACCGGCGAGGCGGTACCGCACGGGCTCCCGGACGTCACGTGGTACGACCGTGCGGGCGACCCGATGACCGCCGAGCGCTGGCGCGATCCGTCGAACCACTTCCTGGCGCTCCTGCTCGCCGGCGACCGGACCGACCGCCTCGACGCCGCCGGCCGGCCCGAGCCCGACGACGACGTCCTCGTCGTCCTCAACGCCTCCACCGAGCCGGCCGACTTCGTCGTGCCGGGCCGGACGGGCGCCACCTACACCGTCGTGCTCGACACCCGGTCGCCGGACGGCACGCCGTCGTCGTCGTCGCTCGGGTCCGAGCCCGCTCCCCTGCCGCTCGGCAGCGTCCTCCGGGTCGACGCCCGCACCGTCGTGGTCGCCACCTCGCCGTTGCCTGCGGCCACCTGA
- a CDS encoding HAD-IIA family hydrolase, producing the protein MTTNSTIGSAAEAEAWLIDMDGVLVREEHTIEGAEQFLARLQERGTPHLVLTNNSIYTRRDLSARLRKHGLDVPEESIWTSALATARFLEWQRPGGSAYLIGEAGLATAIYEVGYTQTDHEPDYVVLGETRTYSFERITTAIRLIASGARFIATNPDATGPSPAGPLPATGSVAALISHATGVAPYFVGKPNPLMIRTALNTLDAHSETTAMIGDRMDTDIVAGLEAGLHTVLVLSGVSGLDDAERHAYRPSRIVQSVAELVPDLS; encoded by the coding sequence ATGACGACGAACTCGACCATCGGCAGCGCGGCCGAGGCGGAAGCCTGGCTGATCGACATGGACGGCGTGCTCGTGCGGGAGGAGCACACGATCGAGGGTGCCGAGCAGTTCCTCGCCCGCCTGCAGGAGCGGGGCACGCCGCACCTGGTGCTCACCAACAACTCCATCTACACCCGGCGCGACCTGTCGGCGCGGCTGCGCAAGCACGGCCTCGACGTGCCCGAGGAGTCGATCTGGACCTCCGCCCTGGCGACGGCCCGGTTCCTGGAGTGGCAGCGGCCCGGCGGGTCGGCGTACCTCATCGGCGAGGCGGGACTGGCCACGGCGATCTACGAGGTGGGCTACACGCAGACCGACCACGAGCCCGACTACGTCGTGCTCGGCGAGACCCGCACCTACAGCTTCGAACGCATAACAACGGCCATCCGGCTGATCGCCTCTGGCGCCCGCTTCATCGCCACCAACCCCGACGCCACCGGGCCCAGCCCGGCCGGCCCGCTGCCGGCGACCGGGTCGGTGGCGGCGCTGATCAGCCACGCCACCGGGGTGGCGCCGTACTTCGTCGGCAAGCCGAACCCGCTGATGATCCGCACCGCCCTCAACACCCTCGACGCCCACTCCGAGACCACCGCCATGATCGGCGACCGGATGGACACCGACATCGTCGCCGGCCTCGAAGCCGGGCTCCACACCGTGCTCGTCCTCTCCGGTGTCTCGGGCCTGGACGACGCCGAGCGCCACGCCTACCGGCCCTCCCGCATCGTCCAGTCCGTCGCCGAGCTGGTCCCCGACCTCTCGTAG
- a CDS encoding zinc ABC transporter substrate-binding protein, translating to MQRTSITRVVGLALVPVVVVGGLAACGDDDDSSGGDTIGVVASFYPVAEAAERVGGDRVDVENLTPAGTEPHDLELTPDQVADLEDADVVLYVGEGFQPAVAEIAERRDEASFDLLEEIPLESGASEALEAQEAAEEGAAEEEGHEESGLDPHFWLDPQLLIEAVHEVEAALSDASPDDADTFRANAQEYEDDLIALDEELAAGLESCERDEIVTSHAAFHYLAQRYGLTQLPITGLSPEAEPDPERLADLADQIEAEGITTVFYETLVSPDVAETLAREVDVEAAVLNPIEGLTDDQNVAGDDYSVLMRDNLAALQAALGCS from the coding sequence GTGCAGCGAACCTCCATCACCCGAGTGGTCGGCCTGGCGCTCGTCCCTGTCGTAGTCGTCGGGGGCCTTGCCGCCTGCGGGGACGACGACGACTCCTCCGGCGGCGACACGATCGGCGTCGTCGCCAGCTTCTACCCGGTCGCCGAGGCGGCCGAGCGGGTGGGCGGCGACCGGGTCGACGTGGAGAACCTCACCCCGGCCGGCACCGAGCCCCACGACCTGGAGCTGACCCCCGACCAGGTGGCCGACCTCGAGGACGCCGACGTCGTGCTGTACGTAGGCGAGGGCTTCCAGCCGGCGGTGGCCGAGATCGCCGAGCGACGTGACGAGGCGAGCTTCGACCTCCTGGAGGAGATCCCGCTCGAGTCCGGCGCCTCGGAGGCCCTCGAGGCCCAGGAGGCGGCCGAGGAAGGCGCCGCCGAGGAGGAAGGGCACGAGGAGAGCGGGCTCGACCCGCACTTCTGGCTCGACCCCCAGCTCCTGATCGAGGCGGTGCACGAGGTGGAGGCCGCCCTGAGCGACGCGTCGCCGGACGACGCCGACACCTTCCGGGCCAACGCCCAGGAGTACGAGGACGACCTCATCGCCCTGGACGAGGAGCTCGCCGCCGGTCTCGAGTCGTGCGAGCGCGACGAGATCGTCACCTCCCACGCCGCGTTCCACTACCTCGCCCAGCGCTACGGCCTCACCCAGCTGCCGATCACCGGCCTGTCGCCCGAGGCCGAGCCCGACCCGGAGCGGCTCGCCGACCTGGCCGACCAGATCGAGGCCGAGGGCATCACCACCGTGTTCTACGAGACGCTGGTGTCGCCCGACGTGGCCGAGACGCTGGCCCGGGAGGTCGACGTCGAGGCGGCCGTGCTGAACCCCATCGAGGGACTGACCGACGACCAGAACGTCGCCGGCGACGACTACTCGGTGCTGATGCGGGACAACCTGGCGGCGCTCCAAGCGGCGCTCGGTTGCTCGTGA
- a CDS encoding metal ABC transporter ATP-binding protein, with translation MATVLIPKTEVAAITVVDVDAVSFVYRDTPVLDCVSFEVSAGEFVALTGPNGSGKSTLLRLILGLLVPIGGSVSLFGDPPRRVRDRWRIGYVPQRPASADELPATVQDVVATGRLARRGWWRRPGPADAAAVDDALDTVGLAELRTRRFAELSGGQQQRALIAKALVTSPELLVLDEPTTGVDVASQRRFRDTLVAARDRGTAVLLVSHELGAVAGDLDRLLLLRRGKIAFDGPPADLTATGVSLGVHATDLPIWLEGLE, from the coding sequence TTGGCAACGGTTCTCATCCCCAAGACTGAGGTCGCTGCCATCACCGTCGTCGACGTCGACGCCGTGTCGTTCGTCTACCGCGACACGCCGGTCCTGGACTGTGTGAGCTTCGAGGTCAGCGCGGGGGAGTTCGTCGCCCTCACGGGCCCCAACGGGTCCGGGAAGTCGACGCTCCTGCGCCTGATCCTCGGGCTGCTGGTCCCGATCGGCGGGTCCGTCTCGCTCTTCGGCGACCCACCGCGCCGGGTGCGCGACCGCTGGCGCATCGGCTACGTCCCCCAGCGGCCCGCCAGCGCCGACGAGCTGCCGGCGACGGTGCAGGACGTGGTGGCGACCGGCCGCCTGGCCCGCCGGGGCTGGTGGCGGCGCCCGGGCCCGGCCGACGCGGCCGCGGTCGACGACGCCCTCGACACCGTCGGCCTCGCCGAGCTGCGCACGCGGCGCTTCGCCGAGCTGTCCGGCGGCCAGCAGCAGCGGGCGCTGATCGCCAAAGCGCTCGTCACGTCGCCCGAGCTGCTGGTGCTCGACGAGCCCACCACCGGCGTCGACGTCGCCTCGCAGCGCCGCTTCCGCGACACCCTCGTCGCCGCCCGCGACCGCGGCACCGCCGTGCTCCTCGTGTCGCACGAGCTGGGCGCGGTGGCCGGCGACCTCGACCGGCTGCTCCTGCTGCGCCGCGGCAAGATCGCCTTCGACGGCCCGCCCGCCGACCTCACGGCCACCGGCGTGTCACTCGGCGTCCACGCCACCGACCTGCCCATCTGGCTCGAGGGCCTCGAGTGA
- a CDS encoding metal ABC transporter permease — protein MILAALPLPWPFEREFMQLALAAGLVVGICAPLIGTFMVQKRLSLMGDGIGHVAFAGVAAGLLAGVWPIWTALVAAVVGAVAIEWLRSRGRASGDLALAVLFYSGIAGGVVLTGLAGSLDAGTLTYLFGSILTVDDSDALTVAVLGAVIVAAVVVCRRALFAIVLDEEAARVAGLPVDALNLGLAALTAVTIVAGMRIVGVLLVAALMVLPVGAAQRLTRSFAATLLTASLIGAASAIVGLTAARQWALAPGGTIVLVAAACFLVSATVTSLPTRSPTAAADTR, from the coding sequence GTGATCCTCGCCGCCCTGCCCCTCCCGTGGCCCTTCGAGCGCGAGTTCATGCAGCTGGCGCTCGCCGCCGGGCTCGTCGTCGGCATCTGCGCACCGCTCATCGGCACGTTCATGGTGCAGAAGCGGCTGTCGCTGATGGGCGACGGCATCGGCCACGTCGCCTTCGCCGGCGTCGCCGCCGGGCTGCTCGCCGGGGTGTGGCCCATCTGGACCGCCCTCGTGGCCGCCGTCGTGGGGGCCGTCGCCATCGAGTGGCTCCGCTCCCGGGGCCGGGCCAGCGGCGACCTCGCCCTGGCCGTGCTCTTCTACTCCGGCATCGCCGGCGGTGTGGTGCTCACCGGCCTGGCCGGGTCGCTCGACGCCGGGACGCTCACGTACCTCTTCGGCTCGATCCTCACCGTCGACGACTCCGACGCCCTCACGGTCGCCGTCCTGGGGGCGGTCATCGTCGCCGCGGTGGTCGTCTGCCGGCGGGCGCTGTTCGCCATCGTGCTCGACGAGGAGGCGGCCCGGGTCGCCGGCCTGCCGGTCGATGCGCTCAACCTGGGGCTCGCCGCGCTGACGGCGGTCACGATCGTCGCCGGCATGCGGATCGTGGGGGTGCTGCTGGTGGCGGCGCTGATGGTGCTCCCGGTCGGTGCCGCCCAGCGGCTCACCCGCTCGTTCGCGGCGACGCTGCTCACGGCCAGCCTCATCGGTGCCGCCAGCGCGATCGTCGGCCTGACCGCGGCCCGCCAGTGGGCGCTGGCGCCGGGCGGCACGATCGTGCTCGTGGCCGCCGCCTGCTTCCTGGTCAGTGCCACCGTCACGAGCCTCCCCACCCGTTCGCCCACCGCCGCGGCGGACACCCGCTAG
- a CDS encoding AraC family transcriptional regulator, with amino-acid sequence MLDLTVPTEPRSTGGTVVTPPDNASSVVLRLGADGRRELMVAGPRTRALYQVADDPGPSCVHLRLRPGQVRDLVDGPVRELVDRLVPIAAPDTRRLSPPTPDDELVAAATGLLATSGVGATARRLGVSERRLRDLFAHTVGLAPKQFARIDRVRAVLTSPADDLAAVAVRSGYYDQSHMTTEFHRLMGVPPAAFKSGLLPAPSPCQRNDP; translated from the coding sequence GTGCTGGACCTGACGGTGCCGACGGAACCCCGCTCGACCGGCGGGACGGTGGTGACGCCGCCCGACAACGCGAGCAGCGTGGTCCTGCGCCTCGGGGCCGACGGCCGCCGCGAGCTGATGGTCGCCGGGCCCCGGACCCGGGCGCTCTACCAGGTCGCCGACGACCCCGGCCCGTCGTGCGTCCACCTCCGGCTGCGCCCGGGCCAGGTCCGCGACCTGGTGGACGGCCCGGTGCGCGAGCTCGTCGACCGCCTCGTCCCGATCGCCGCGCCCGACACCCGGCGGCTCTCGCCGCCCACCCCCGACGACGAGCTCGTCGCGGCGGCGACGGGCCTCCTCGCGACCTCCGGTGTGGGCGCCACCGCCCGCCGGCTCGGCGTCAGCGAGCGCCGGCTCCGTGACCTCTTCGCCCACACCGTCGGGCTGGCGCCCAAGCAGTTCGCCCGCATCGACCGGGTGCGGGCGGTGCTCACCTCCCCCGCCGACGACCTGGCCGCCGTGGCCGTCCGCAGCGGCTACTACGACCAGTCCCACATGACCACCGAGTTCCACCGCCTGATGGGCGTCCCACCCGCCGCCTTCAAGTCCGGCCTCCTCCCCGCTCCCTCCCCCTGTCAGCGGAACGACCCGTAA
- a CDS encoding NAD(P)H-binding protein, which yields MILVTGATGTIGSRLVPLLADRGASVRAMTRDASRVPASPGVEVVQADFDDPPSLAPAVKGVDSVFLLTAPASPTPAHDRALLDAARAAGVRRVVRLSAIGSGETTDDGSTLGAWHSEAEQLVRDSGLAWTLLRPTTFASNMLWWAAAIRAGEPVRNMTGDGKQGIVDPRDVAAVAAEVLVATGHAHEGRTYTLTGPELLSVPDQAAVLADVLGRPVAVVDHPPDDARRDLLAGGMDPAVVATVVTGSVWVRDGRNAIVTDDVARLLGRPPATYAEWARDHRSGFVENPT from the coding sequence ATGATCCTCGTCACCGGTGCCACGGGCACCATCGGCAGCCGTCTCGTCCCGCTCCTGGCCGACCGGGGTGCTTCCGTGCGGGCCATGACCCGGGACGCCTCCCGCGTCCCCGCCTCCCCGGGCGTCGAGGTGGTGCAGGCCGACTTCGACGACCCGCCGTCGCTGGCACCCGCCGTGAAGGGCGTCGACTCCGTGTTCCTGCTCACCGCCCCCGCCTCGCCCACGCCCGCCCACGACCGGGCCCTGCTCGACGCCGCCCGGGCCGCCGGGGTGCGCCGGGTGGTGCGGCTGTCCGCCATCGGCAGCGGCGAGACCACCGACGACGGTTCCACGCTGGGGGCCTGGCACTCCGAGGCCGAGCAGCTCGTCCGCGACAGCGGCCTGGCGTGGACGCTGCTGCGGCCCACCACGTTCGCCTCGAACATGCTGTGGTGGGCGGCCGCGATCCGGGCCGGTGAGCCCGTCCGCAACATGACCGGCGACGGCAAGCAGGGCATCGTCGATCCCCGGGACGTGGCCGCGGTCGCCGCCGAGGTCCTCGTCGCGACGGGCCACGCCCACGAGGGCCGGACCTACACCCTGACCGGCCCGGAGCTGCTCAGCGTGCCGGACCAGGCCGCCGTGCTGGCCGACGTCCTCGGCCGCCCGGTCGCCGTCGTCGACCACCCGCCGGACGACGCCCGCCGCGACCTGCTGGCCGGCGGCATGGACCCCGCTGTGGTCGCCACGGTGGTCACCGGCTCGGTCTGGGTGCGCGACGGCCGCAACGCCATCGTCACCGACGACGTCGCCCGCCTCCTCGGCCGACCGCCCGCGACCTACGCCGAATGGGCCCGCGACCACCGCTCGGGCTTCGTCGAAAACCCGACATAA
- a CDS encoding BTAD domain-containing putative transcriptional regulator has product MARSFRRSPPEPSAALLARPRLAALLLGRWESRVTSLVGGAGLGKTTVLAQAVAENEHASHGEDLWFGLEPHDADADRLARGVAAALGAEVAPGAPLAPAVAEALWQRSPVQVCLVFDDVHRLPAASSGALWLAELVNSLPANGHVVLAGRTEPPVPLARLDALGAVLRLGEHDLRFSDDELDGFAAGRGVDPATLAGTGGWPALAEMSANAHVEQPDDVAGAYMWAEVLEPLGSERRRVLAVLADLGGGDAELIGAALGEPVDLARALEGVPLVAHTVDGWHVAHALWRQAPGLALDADARVVTRQRAVAHLTSQFRFDEAFDMVEDAAAWDLAPAVLRAACLASDRLTSSQLERWWDSSPLEVRTSLPGWLARGLLAGFTTPAAATEPLQHAIELCRTAGDVDAEMSAIAQLSRLAWFAQDDTVIMELVARVTELEATGHPRAAALATVARAAMADLTGDDDAMLAFLDGIEPGDLDRAWELLVSFWAAQVRLGLGETAPIHRIVERLHATDDPALRGAGMAMRLSALWAEGRVDDVVAGLPAMLEAMQGAGVINNLYLALNGACLATARTGDVVGARRWFDASLETAPVTPNGDLSPRSAVALAYVNLAEGREKHAAIGLQTAIESHGLDQGVERDTWRQHIAVTYVLLPETRAHWDAKPLRGHLRTGHRMAQAVVAVREGRADPVLRDLDLPEPGVVRSVLDVRLAVELAVGLVEAGRHADARTLLAAIGPPGRAALRDLTTSGHRQARPAKVLLASVPAAPARRTWLSVLGRLSLTRDDPAGEAVVDPDLRRTKLRAMLGYLVVQRQTTRAALIAAVWPDLDERAAANNMAVTLNRLQRVLEPWRPPGEPGYLLRVDGSALRLVAGDHLRIDVDDFERHLAAAARAEADGVPSLALTHDLAVAELYRGELLADVPEDEWFALERERHRTRFVGAAVRAGQLLLGRSAPGEAEDVARQALAADRWAEGAYAVLVGAAIARRDYAAANLQMDLCLDALRELGAEPSWTTRQLQRRLSSVS; this is encoded by the coding sequence ATGGCTCGCTCGTTTCGGCGCTCGCCGCCGGAGCCGTCAGCCGCGCTGCTGGCGCGTCCCCGGTTGGCGGCGCTGTTGCTGGGAAGGTGGGAGAGTCGGGTGACGTCGCTGGTCGGCGGCGCCGGGTTGGGGAAGACGACGGTGCTGGCCCAGGCCGTCGCCGAGAACGAGCACGCCTCCCACGGCGAGGATCTCTGGTTCGGGCTCGAGCCCCACGACGCCGACGCCGATCGGCTGGCCCGGGGCGTGGCGGCGGCCCTGGGCGCCGAGGTGGCGCCGGGCGCGCCGCTGGCGCCGGCGGTGGCCGAGGCGTTGTGGCAGCGGTCGCCGGTGCAGGTCTGCCTCGTGTTCGACGACGTGCACCGGCTGCCCGCGGCGTCGAGCGGAGCGCTGTGGCTGGCCGAACTGGTCAACAGCCTCCCCGCCAACGGGCACGTGGTGCTGGCCGGCCGCACCGAGCCGCCGGTGCCGCTGGCCCGGCTCGACGCGCTCGGCGCCGTGCTCCGCCTCGGCGAGCACGACCTGCGCTTCTCCGACGACGAGCTCGACGGGTTCGCGGCGGGGCGCGGCGTCGACCCGGCCACCCTGGCGGGCACCGGCGGCTGGCCCGCGCTGGCCGAGATGTCCGCCAACGCCCACGTCGAGCAGCCCGACGACGTCGCCGGCGCCTACATGTGGGCCGAGGTGCTCGAGCCGCTCGGCTCCGAGCGGCGCCGCGTGCTGGCGGTGCTGGCCGACCTGGGCGGGGGCGATGCCGAGCTGATCGGCGCCGCGCTCGGCGAGCCGGTCGACCTGGCCCGGGCGCTGGAGGGCGTCCCGCTGGTGGCGCACACCGTCGACGGCTGGCACGTCGCCCACGCCCTGTGGCGCCAGGCGCCCGGCCTGGCCCTCGACGCCGACGCCCGGGTCGTCACCAGGCAGCGCGCCGTGGCGCACCTGACCTCCCAGTTCCGCTTCGACGAGGCGTTCGACATGGTCGAGGACGCGGCGGCGTGGGACCTCGCCCCCGCGGTGCTGCGGGCTGCGTGCCTGGCCAGTGACCGCCTGACGTCCTCCCAGCTCGAGCGCTGGTGGGACTCGAGCCCACTCGAGGTGCGGACGTCGCTGCCGGGCTGGCTGGCCCGTGGCCTGCTGGCGGGTTTCACCACCCCGGCCGCCGCCACCGAGCCGCTGCAGCACGCCATCGAGCTCTGTCGCACCGCGGGCGACGTCGACGCCGAGATGTCCGCCATCGCCCAGCTGTCGCGGCTCGCCTGGTTCGCCCAGGACGACACCGTGATCATGGAGCTGGTCGCCCGGGTCACCGAGCTGGAGGCCACCGGCCACCCCCGGGCGGCGGCCCTCGCCACCGTGGCCCGGGCCGCCATGGCCGACCTCACCGGCGACGACGACGCCATGCTCGCCTTCCTCGACGGCATCGAGCCCGGCGACCTCGACCGGGCCTGGGAGCTGCTGGTCAGCTTCTGGGCCGCCCAGGTGCGCCTCGGCCTGGGCGAGACCGCCCCGATCCACCGCATCGTCGAGCGCCTCCACGCGACCGACGACCCGGCGCTGCGGGGCGCGGGGATGGCGATGCGGCTGTCGGCCCTGTGGGCGGAGGGCCGGGTCGACGACGTGGTGGCCGGGCTGCCGGCGATGCTCGAGGCCATGCAGGGCGCCGGCGTCATCAACAACCTCTACCTGGCGCTCAACGGCGCCTGCCTGGCCACCGCCCGCACCGGCGACGTCGTCGGGGCGCGGCGCTGGTTCGACGCGTCGCTGGAGACCGCGCCGGTGACGCCCAACGGCGACCTGTCGCCCCGCAGCGCCGTCGCCCTCGCCTACGTGAACCTGGCGGAGGGGCGGGAGAAGCACGCCGCCATCGGCCTGCAGACAGCGATCGAGTCGCACGGGCTCGACCAGGGCGTCGAGCGCGACACGTGGCGGCAGCACATCGCCGTGACCTACGTGCTGCTGCCCGAGACCCGGGCGCACTGGGACGCGAAGCCGCTGCGGGGCCACCTGCGGACCGGGCACCGGATGGCGCAGGCGGTGGTGGCGGTGCGCGAGGGTCGGGCCGACCCGGTCCTGCGCGACCTCGACCTCCCCGAGCCCGGCGTGGTGCGCTCGGTGCTCGACGTGCGGCTGGCGGTGGAGCTGGCCGTCGGGCTGGTGGAAGCCGGTCGCCACGCCGACGCCCGGACGCTGCTGGCCGCGATCGGCCCGCCCGGCCGCGCCGCCCTGCGCGACCTCACCACCAGCGGCCACCGCCAGGCCCGCCCGGCGAAGGTGCTGCTCGCCTCCGTGCCCGCCGCCCCGGCCCGGCGCACCTGGCTGTCGGTGCTGGGCCGGCTGTCGCTCACGCGTGACGACCCCGCGGGCGAGGCCGTCGTCGACCCCGACCTGCGGCGGACGAAGCTGCGGGCGATGCTCGGGTACCTGGTGGTCCAGCGCCAGACGACCCGGGCCGCGCTGATCGCGGCGGTGTGGCCCGACCTCGACGAGCGGGCCGCGGCCAACAACATGGCGGTGACCCTGAACCGCCTGCAGCGGGTGCTGGAGCCGTGGCGGCCGCCGGGGGAGCCCGGCTACCTGCTGCGCGTCGACGGCTCGGCGTTGCGGCTGGTCGCCGGCGACCACCTCCGCATCGACGTCGACGACTTCGAGCGGCACCTCGCGGCTGCCGCCAGGGCCGAGGCCGACGGCGTCCCGTCGCTGGCGCTGACCCACGACCTGGCCGTCGCCGAGCTCTACCGGGGCGAACTGCTGGCCGACGTGCCCGAGGACGAGTGGTTCGCCCTCGAGCGCGAGCGCCACCGCACCCGTTTCGTCGGTGCCGCGGTGCGGGCCGGCCAGCTGCTGCTCGGTCGCAGCGCTCCCGGCGAGGCCGAGGACGTCGCCCGGCAGGCCCTCGCCGCCGACCGGTGGGCGGAGGGCGCCTACGCGGTGCTGGTCGGGGCGGCGATCGCCCGCCGCGACTACGCCGCCGCCAACCTCCAGATGGACCTCTGCCTCGACGCCCTGCGCGAGCTGGGCGCCGAGCCGTCGTGGACCACCCGCCAGCTGCAGCGCCGCCTGTCGTCGGTCAGCTGA